In Microvenator marinus, one genomic interval encodes:
- the groL gene encoding chaperonin GroEL (60 kDa chaperone family; promotes refolding of misfolded polypeptides especially under stressful conditions; forms two stacked rings of heptamers to form a barrel-shaped 14mer; ends can be capped by GroES; misfolded proteins enter the barrel where they are refolded when GroES binds) translates to MAKEIMFDTRARQRILNGVNTLAHAVRVTLGPKGRNVVIEKAFGAPTITKDGVTVAKEIDLEDRFENMGAQLVKEVASKTSDTAGDGTTTATVLAHAIFREGSKLVAAGHNPMPIKRGIDKSVAAIVEELGKLAVKTNDKSKIAQVGTISANNDEQIGQLIADAMAQVGKEGVITVEEAKGLEDELEFVEGMEFDRGFLSPYFATNKDRMEVEMKNPLILLFDKKISNMKDLLPLLDQVLTGDKRPLLIIAEDLEGEALATLVVNFIRGVLNVAAVKAPGFGDRRKAMLQDIADLTGGNVISEERGQKLENAKLLDLGSCESVKITKDKTTIVGGAGSKEAIEARVAQIKAQMEVTTSDYDREKLQERLAKLVGGVAVIKVGAATEVEMKEKKARVEDALNATRAAVEEGIVPGGGVALIRCAGILDTLKLDADEHVGLEIVRKAIQEPIRQISANAGVDGSIVVKTVTEGTGAFGYNARTDVYEDLIEAGVIDPAKVTRTALQNAASIAGLMLTTEAMIADKPEASKDDHGHHHGMEGMGGMGF, encoded by the coding sequence TCGAAAAGGCGTTTGGCGCCCCAACGATCACCAAAGACGGTGTGACCGTGGCAAAAGAGATCGATCTTGAGGATCGTTTCGAGAACATGGGCGCTCAGCTTGTTAAGGAAGTTGCTTCCAAGACTTCGGACACCGCCGGAGACGGAACCACGACTGCTACCGTGTTGGCGCACGCAATCTTCCGCGAAGGCTCGAAGCTTGTTGCTGCTGGCCACAACCCAATGCCAATCAAGCGCGGAATCGACAAGTCGGTCGCAGCGATTGTGGAAGAGCTCGGAAAGCTTGCTGTGAAGACCAATGACAAGAGCAAGATCGCTCAGGTCGGTACCATCTCGGCAAACAACGACGAGCAAATCGGCCAGCTTATCGCTGACGCGATGGCTCAGGTTGGAAAAGAAGGCGTCATCACCGTTGAAGAGGCCAAAGGTCTCGAGGACGAGCTTGAGTTCGTTGAAGGTATGGAGTTCGATCGCGGATTCCTTTCACCTTACTTCGCGACCAACAAAGACCGCATGGAAGTCGAGATGAAGAATCCTCTGATTCTTCTGTTCGACAAGAAGATCTCGAACATGAAGGACCTCCTTCCATTGCTCGACCAAGTTCTTACCGGCGACAAGCGTCCTCTCCTCATCATCGCTGAGGACCTTGAAGGCGAAGCACTCGCAACTCTCGTTGTGAACTTCATCCGTGGCGTCCTCAACGTGGCTGCTGTTAAGGCTCCAGGCTTCGGTGACCGTCGCAAAGCTATGCTTCAGGACATCGCTGACCTCACTGGCGGTAACGTCATCAGTGAAGAGCGTGGCCAGAAGCTCGAGAACGCTAAACTTCTCGACCTCGGTAGCTGCGAAAGCGTCAAGATCACCAAGGACAAGACCACCATCGTTGGCGGTGCTGGCTCCAAAGAGGCGATCGAGGCACGCGTTGCTCAGATCAAGGCTCAAATGGAAGTCACCACGAGCGATTACGACCGTGAGAAGCTCCAAGAGCGTCTTGCTAAGCTCGTCGGCGGTGTTGCAGTGATCAAAGTTGGTGCAGCAACTGAAGTTGAGATGAAAGAGAAGAAGGCACGCGTAGAGGATGCTCTCAACGCAACTCGTGCAGCTGTTGAAGAAGGTATCGTCCCTGGTGGCGGCGTCGCTCTTATCCGTTGCGCAGGAATCCTCGACACCTTGAAACTCGACGCTGATGAGCACGTGGGTCTTGAAATCGTCCGTAAGGCGATCCAAGAGCCAATTCGTCAGATTTCGGCGAACGCGGGTGTTGACGGCTCCATCGTGGTCAAGACCGTGACCGAAGGAACCGGCGCATTTGGCTACAACGCACGTACCGACGTGTACGAGGACCTCATTGAAGCTGGCGTCATCGACCCAGCTAAAGTGACCCGCACCGCGCTTCAGAACGCAGCTTCCATCGCTGGTCTCATGTTGACCACTGAGGCGATGATCGCTGACAAGCCAGAAGCATCCAAAGACGACCACGGCCACCATCATGGTATGGAAGGCATGGGCGGAATGGGCTTCTAA
- a CDS encoding serine/threonine protein kinase gives MPSPSEIVREHLRPGDMVSNRYQIEEFIGAGAYGAIFSAIDMTTMERVALKALPPANEGIKSTAVGRFHREMKVISKLRHPNIINIYDFGETDQRFAFMIVEYIDGETLFDFVNRQRLPAHIAIELCIQIASGLAQAHDNGVVHRDLKPQNVMIITEPNGMYHAKVLDFGMAKLTGSDESVQLTREGMAVGTPRYIAPEQARGREVGPWSDIYALGLLFYEMFTSQRAVKADTIESAILAHVSPEPLQLDEIHEVPEYVRGVLYKMIEKKVNKRYQSAHEIVRDLRNIEAHRNQADLAGTIPLGDVRAPAKDVGRDPNRVPSLRSASHLELQELKPISRKRYSSQYDNEMRRREEFYVRTPHNVFEWSEAVAAFFLFPVGFICLTAQLDGLDYFLRAFVGFIPFFIALGVGLSSRSPSWNLSLFRQLFGWSLLIFIVAHLLGPERLAIGLLRNPSWFLNPVADVPVLNLLHDLMAGFSRAYGHLLSGWFGGKVIV, from the coding sequence ATGCCAAGTCCCTCTGAAATCGTGCGAGAGCACCTGCGCCCTGGTGATATGGTTTCCAACCGTTACCAGATCGAGGAGTTCATCGGTGCTGGTGCCTACGGTGCCATTTTCAGCGCGATCGACATGACGACCATGGAACGCGTAGCACTCAAGGCGCTGCCGCCCGCAAACGAAGGCATCAAGTCCACCGCTGTGGGCCGATTTCATCGCGAGATGAAAGTCATCTCAAAGCTCCGACATCCGAACATCATCAACATTTATGATTTTGGCGAGACCGACCAACGGTTTGCCTTTATGATTGTCGAGTATATTGACGGCGAGACGCTTTTCGATTTTGTGAATCGCCAAAGATTGCCGGCTCATATTGCAATTGAACTCTGCATTCAAATCGCGTCAGGCCTTGCGCAAGCTCATGATAATGGCGTGGTTCATCGCGACCTCAAACCTCAAAACGTGATGATCATCACCGAGCCAAACGGCATGTACCATGCCAAAGTTTTGGACTTCGGAATGGCGAAGCTCACGGGGTCTGATGAGTCCGTTCAGCTGACCCGCGAAGGAATGGCAGTTGGAACACCGCGCTATATTGCGCCTGAACAAGCACGCGGAAGAGAAGTCGGGCCCTGGAGTGATATCTACGCGCTCGGCCTGCTCTTCTACGAGATGTTCACCTCACAACGTGCGGTAAAAGCGGACACCATTGAGAGCGCAATTTTAGCTCACGTGTCCCCTGAACCCTTGCAACTCGATGAGATCCACGAAGTTCCCGAATACGTTCGCGGCGTGCTCTACAAGATGATCGAGAAGAAGGTGAACAAGCGCTACCAAAGCGCACATGAGATCGTCAGGGATTTGAGGAATATTGAAGCGCACCGAAACCAGGCTGACCTCGCTGGCACAATTCCATTAGGCGATGTTCGTGCTCCAGCGAAAGATGTCGGTCGGGATCCCAACAGAGTTCCCAGTTTGAGGTCAGCTTCACATCTGGAGCTCCAAGAGCTCAAGCCGATTTCACGCAAACGCTATTCTTCGCAGTACGACAACGAAATGCGACGGCGAGAAGAGTTCTACGTCAGAACGCCTCATAACGTGTTCGAGTGGTCCGAAGCCGTCGCCGCGTTTTTTCTCTTTCCCGTCGGATTCATCTGCCTGACTGCCCAGCTCGATGGGCTAGACTATTTTCTACGGGCTTTCGTAGGCTTCATCCCCTTCTTCATTGCCCTCGGCGTTGGACTCTCCTCTCGCTCGCCTAGCTGGAACCTGAGCCTCTTCAGACAGCTCTTCGGCTGGTCACTCCTGATTTTTATCGTAGCTCATCTACTGGGCCCTGAGAGGCTCGCCATCGGACTTCTGCGAAACCCTTCGTGGTTCCTAAACCCGGTGGCTGATGTCCCAGTCTTGAATCTCTTGCATGACCTGATGGCCGGATTCTCAAGAGCGTATGGCCATCTACTCTCAGGATGGTTTGGCGGGAAAGTCATCGTCTAG
- a CDS encoding serine/threonine protein kinase has product MSRKVDIKDLLAPGTVFEGKYRVVQALGAGNFASVFRAVQIGTEREVALKVLRPEVVDSNPDVANRFVAEVNIVSRLHHPNTVTLHDFGRTNSGLYFMVLEYLDGVSLEDVLTQEGALSPQRVIRITQQLLKSLDEAHRQGIVHRDLKPSNIMLVNRNEQADVVKVLDFGVAKLMGDSDDEIESLAQGGRRSTQFVGTPIYMSPEQVLGQKVEPSSDIYSLGLILYQMLTGDSPLDSNLNVSQVAQIHIDEKPIPFKKISDLPRPFAKLIRKATSRYPSDRFQTVRDFAKFLPRQADMEMTGEFQRLVGLGEEEDSVPLVFKGQTYVAPPEEDEEVSDPVSRSRELPKIDVRPQREARKFSSKEELKLDVTRVRREEIDRKRGPTTRESKKVEHTPVTGGQIAWILAGTFGVFVCVHLAGTLIPGGTVVKGALGLLPTALAVVWAHFSEVRAIYGNAMEKWVVPVMRYQLAVLALMLVVMILVMPGYALAALEENAYWLSEAIGGESLNIILDLWVKPLRWILALTNSLLPW; this is encoded by the coding sequence ATGTCACGGAAAGTAGACATCAAGGACCTGCTCGCGCCCGGTACTGTGTTTGAAGGCAAGTACCGAGTCGTTCAGGCACTAGGCGCGGGGAATTTCGCGAGCGTGTTTCGTGCCGTACAGATCGGCACCGAGCGCGAGGTCGCACTCAAGGTTTTGCGCCCCGAGGTTGTGGATAGCAATCCAGACGTGGCCAACCGCTTCGTGGCCGAAGTCAATATCGTTAGTCGACTCCACCATCCGAACACGGTCACACTCCACGATTTTGGGCGGACGAACTCTGGACTCTACTTCATGGTCTTGGAGTACCTGGATGGCGTTTCCCTGGAGGACGTGTTGACTCAGGAAGGCGCCTTGAGTCCGCAACGTGTCATTAGAATCACACAACAATTGCTCAAGAGCTTGGACGAGGCGCACCGCCAAGGGATCGTCCACCGTGACTTGAAGCCCTCGAATATCATGTTGGTGAATCGGAACGAGCAGGCCGATGTGGTCAAAGTCTTGGACTTCGGGGTCGCCAAATTGATGGGCGACTCTGACGATGAGATCGAGAGTCTTGCGCAGGGCGGAAGGCGTTCAACTCAGTTTGTGGGAACCCCCATCTACATGAGCCCTGAGCAGGTCTTGGGGCAAAAGGTCGAGCCTTCGAGCGATATCTACAGCCTCGGCCTCATTCTCTATCAGATGTTGACGGGAGATTCGCCCCTCGACTCCAATCTGAATGTAAGCCAGGTCGCTCAGATTCATATTGATGAAAAACCGATTCCTTTCAAAAAGATTTCGGATCTGCCGCGGCCGTTCGCAAAGCTAATTCGCAAGGCGACCTCCAGGTATCCAAGCGACCGATTCCAGACCGTCAGAGATTTCGCAAAATTCCTGCCAAGGCAGGCCGATATGGAGATGACGGGCGAATTTCAGCGGCTTGTCGGGTTGGGCGAAGAGGAAGATTCGGTTCCGTTGGTCTTCAAGGGACAAACCTACGTGGCACCACCCGAAGAGGATGAGGAAGTGTCCGACCCGGTTTCCCGGTCTCGCGAGCTCCCGAAGATTGACGTGCGACCGCAGCGAGAAGCTCGGAAGTTCAGTTCAAAAGAAGAGCTGAAATTGGATGTGACCCGTGTCCGACGTGAAGAGATCGATAGAAAACGTGGGCCGACAACCCGCGAGTCAAAGAAGGTTGAACACACACCTGTCACCGGCGGCCAGATTGCCTGGATTCTCGCTGGTACATTTGGTGTTTTCGTCTGCGTCCATCTCGCCGGTACATTGATTCCAGGTGGCACGGTCGTCAAAGGTGCACTTGGCCTTCTACCTACCGCCCTGGCCGTTGTTTGGGCGCATTTTTCGGAAGTGCGGGCGATCTACGGAAACGCCATGGAAAAGTGGGTTGTGCCGGTGATGCGCTACCAACTCGCGGTGCTAGCCCTGATGCTCGTCGTGATGATTCTTGTGATGCCCGGGTACGCGTTGGCGGCACTTGAAGAGAACGCGTATTGGTTGAGTGAAGCGATAGGGGGAGAGTCTTTAAATATCATCTTAGACTTGTGGGTTAAGCCCTTGCGTTGGATACTCGCCCTCACAAACTCATTGCTTCCATGGTGA
- a CDS encoding peptidylprolyl isomerase, with amino-acid sequence MRMKSLLIALGLAAGLIACDDTAKTEKPTAEEPTKTEEEAKPEAKTEEAPKEVVLPMSATKPIAKVGDHEIKADLFNTEVERLAKIAPQLPANALEKFKEQTVDRLIDQHLVEKAIDAEKIEASKEEVDAELADFYKSVGGEAEAQQFFQKTGVTLDELRDDLSRAVKLKKLLRKKYNIAVTDASAKEFYEKNKAQFTKPERVKASHILFKVENGAADDVVKGQEDKAKNVLKLAKADGADFAALAKEHSEGPTAPNGGDLGFFHRKQMVPGFSEAAFSAKVNDVVGPVRTEFGFHVIKVVDREAEVVTTFDEVKSDIVRNLENQDLRVSMEKLTKELRDGVQVEKFADAIVDNPKYQASPPPMMQMPMGNPAGGQPMPMPKGHPPMPAPK; translated from the coding sequence ATGAGAATGAAATCCCTACTTATCGCTCTTGGCCTTGCTGCAGGCCTCATCGCTTGTGACGACACCGCCAAGACCGAAAAGCCAACCGCTGAAGAACCCACGAAAACCGAAGAAGAAGCTAAGCCTGAGGCGAAGACCGAGGAAGCTCCTAAAGAAGTCGTGCTGCCGATGTCGGCAACTAAGCCCATCGCTAAAGTTGGTGATCATGAGATCAAGGCTGACCTCTTCAATACAGAGGTCGAGCGGCTCGCTAAGATTGCCCCACAGCTTCCGGCCAATGCGCTCGAGAAGTTCAAGGAGCAAACGGTTGACCGACTCATCGACCAACACCTCGTTGAGAAGGCTATCGACGCCGAGAAGATCGAAGCTTCCAAAGAGGAAGTGGATGCCGAACTCGCCGATTTCTACAAGTCGGTTGGTGGCGAAGCTGAAGCACAACAATTCTTCCAGAAGACAGGCGTTACGCTCGACGAACTTCGAGACGACCTCTCTCGCGCAGTTAAGCTGAAGAAGCTTCTTCGCAAGAAGTACAACATCGCCGTGACCGATGCGTCGGCCAAAGAGTTCTACGAGAAGAACAAAGCTCAGTTCACCAAGCCAGAGCGCGTCAAAGCAAGCCACATCCTTTTCAAGGTTGAAAATGGCGCCGCTGACGATGTGGTCAAAGGTCAGGAAGACAAGGCAAAGAACGTTCTTAAGCTTGCAAAGGCTGACGGAGCAGACTTCGCTGCGCTTGCAAAAGAGCACTCGGAAGGACCTACCGCCCCGAACGGCGGAGACCTCGGCTTCTTCCACCGAAAGCAAATGGTCCCGGGCTTTTCCGAAGCTGCATTCTCGGCCAAAGTCAACGATGTCGTGGGTCCCGTCCGTACCGAGTTCGGTTTCCATGTCATTAAGGTCGTGGACCGCGAAGCTGAAGTGGTCACGACGTTTGACGAAGTTAAGTCGGACATCGTGCGCAACCTCGAAAACCAAGACCTTCGCGTCTCTATGGAGAAGCTCACCAAGGAACTTCGTGACGGAGTTCAAGTTGAGAAGTTCGCCGACGCAATTGTGGACAACCCAAAGTATCAAGCATCCCCTCCTCCGATGATGCAGATGCCTATGGGTAACCCAGCTGGCGGCCAACCAATGCCAATGCCAAAAGGCCACCCGCCAATGCCTGCGCCGAAATAA